CGGTTCAGTTTGGGCGACATGCCAGCAGGGAGCAAGGCACGAAATTCGCAAAATTCGACAAAAACTGTGGTGTTGTCAGTCGATGTCTGTCAGCGCAGGCGAGTTTTTGTAAGGAGTTGTGTGAATGCGGCACGCGGACCACGGCACCGCTTCTAAACTGGGCACGCGGCAGGCAACACGGGCCGCGTTTTTTCGATAACAACCACCTGAGAGGTCTCACATGTCTAAGCAACGAACCATCCGCACCGCTTCGCTGATTGGCGCCCTGGCAGCCGGCATGATCTCCGCCTCGGCCTTTGCCCAGACCACGACCGCTCCGGCCGGCACCACCACCGCGGTGCCCCCGGGCACCGTCCAGCTCCAGCCGCCGAAGGACCCGCTGGTGGAGCGCCGCGAGGCCCGCAAGGCCGCCAATGACCAGTACAAGGCCGAGAAGTCGGCCGCCAAGGGCGAATACAAGCAGGAAGTCGGCGCCGCCAAGGCCGAACGCAAGGACGCCAAGAAGGCCGCCGACGAGGCCGCCAAGGCCGAACTGCAGAGCGGGACGACGAAGCAGTAAGGCGCGGTTGGCTCCCCTCTCCCGCATCGCGGGAGAGGGGTCGGGGGTGAGGGCGTTGCGGTGCAATCAGCGACTTGTCTCGGCTTGAACCGCCGGCCCTCACCCCCAGCCCCTCTCCCGCAGGCGGGAGAGGGGAGCAACCCAGCAGCGTCTCCTCCCCCCCCCACAGCCTTTCCCCTACACCAGCCGCGCTCCCGGCCACGCCCCCGACATCACGATATTCCGCACGGACTGCCGCACCGTCTGCATGATGTCCCACAGCTCGGGCACCACCGGGCGATTGCGGGCCGTGGTCATGGCGACCTGCCGCGTCACCACCGGATCGATGATCCGCGCGGAGTGCAGGCGGCCCTGTGCCACGCGGTCGGCCACGGCGGCAAACGGCAGCAGCGTGGCGCCGCAACCGTCTTCCACGAGCCGCATCGCCACCGTGTTGGACGCATCGCACTCCATCGCCATGTTCAGCGTGGTGCCGACGCGCGTGGCCAGCGATTCGGCCAGCACGCGCAGGCCGTTGGCCGTGCTGGGCAGGATCAGCGGCACCTCGCCCAGGCGCCGCGCCGGGAACGTTGGGCCCAGATGGCTCCATGACGTCGGCGCGACCAGCGTCAGGTCTTCTTCCAGCAGCACATCCACCTTCAGCGCGCCCTGCTGCTCGGGCAGGTAGAGCAGGGCGACGTCGATCTCGCCGGCCGCCAGCCACGCAAGCACCGGATTGGCCAGCCCCTCCACGAACCGCAGCCTGGTTGCCGGAAACCGCTGCTTGAGCGCGGTGCCGATGGCCGCGAACGCCGTGTTGGCGATGGTCGGCTGCGCGGCGATGACCAGTTGCGACGGGCCCTGCGCGGTCGACGCCCGCACGGCCGCGCGTGCCTCGGTCAGCGTGGCGGCCACCTGCCGCGCGTAGCCCAGCAGCGTGGAGCCGGCTTCGGTCAGCACCACGCCGCGTCCGCTGCGATGAAACAGGCGCGTGTCCAGCGCCGTCTCCAGCCGCGCGATCTGGCGGCTCACGGTCGACTGGTCCGCGCCCAGTTCCAGCGCCGCGCGCGAGATGCTCTGCGTGTTGGCCACGCAGACAAAGCACGCCAGGTCGTCGGAATTGAGCGCCGGGCCCATGGGCGATGTCATGCCGCTCTCAGCCCGCCTTGTCGCCGATGGCGAACGACGACAAATGCTCGATGGCCTTGACCAGCCCGGAATGGTCCCAGCCCGCGCCGCCCTGCGCCACGCAGACGTTGAACAGTTGCTGCGTCGAGGCCGTGTTCGGCAGCCCCAGCCCCAGTTCCTTGGCCGTCGACAGCGCCAGGTTCAGGTCCTTCTGGTGCAGTTCGATGCGGAAGCCCGGGTTGAACGTGCGCTGGATCATCCGCTCGCCATGGACCTCCAGAATCTTGGAGCTGGCAAAGCCGCCCATCAGCGCCTGCCGCACGCGCGCCGGGTCGGCACCAGCCTTGGCGGCCAGCACCAGCGCCTCGCTGACGGCCTCGATGGTCAGCGCCACAATCACCTGGTTGGCCACCTTGGCCACCTGGCCGTCCCCGACGTTGCCCACCAGCGTGATGTTCTTGCCCATCCGTTGCAGCAGCGGCAGCACCTTGTCGAAGACGTCCTGCTTGCCGCCGGCCATGATAGACAGCGTGGCGGCCTTGGCGCCCACCTCGCCGCCCGAGACCGGCGCGTCGACGTAATCGCAGCCCAGCGCCTCGATCTTCTTCGCAAACGCGCGCGTCTCGATGGGCGAGATCGAGCTCATGTCCACCACGATCTTGCCGGCGCTCAGCCCCTCGGCCACGCCGCCCTCGCCGAACAGCACGCGCGCCACGTCGGGCGTATCGGGCAGCATCAGGAAGATCACGTCGGCCTGCCGGGCCACCTCGGTGGCGCTGGCGCACGCCTGCACGCCCTTGTCCAGCAGGTCCTGCGGCACGCCGCTGCGCGTGTGCGCGTGCACGGTGTGGCCGCCGGCCTGCAAATGTTCCGCCATGGGCTTGCCCATGACGCCCAGTCCGATGAATCCGAGCTTGCTCATGTTCCTATCCGTATCGAAATGAAGTTTCAGGACGCAAAGCGTTCGCGCAGCGCGCGTGCCGCATCGCGCAGCAGCACGTGGTCCAGGCCCACGGCAACGAAATGCGCGCCCATGTCCAGGTAGCGCCGCGCGTCGGCCTCCGCCGGGGCCAGCGTGCCGATGGCCTTGCCGGCGCGGTTGGCCGCGTCGTAGATCTGCTGCACGGCCGCCTGCACGTCCGGGTGGTTCGGGTTGCCCAGGTGGCCGTAGGCCGCCGCCAGGTCGTTCGGGCCGATGAAGATGCCGTCGACGCCCGGCTCCGCGCAGATCTCGTCGATATTGTCCACGCCCTTTCGGCTTTCCACCTGCACCAGCACGCAGATGTTGTCGTTGATGGTCTGGAAGAAGTCGGGCAGGGTGCCGAAGCGGTTCTGCCGCTGCACGCCCGACACGCCGCGGATGCCATCGGGCGGATAGCGCGTGGCCCGCACCGCGCGGCGCGCCTCGTCGGCCGATTCCACGAACGGGATCAGGAAGTTGTAGAAGCCGATGTCGAGCAGCCGCTTGATCATGACCGGGTCGTTCCACGGCGGGCGCACGACCGGCGCGCTGGTGCTGTCCTTGAGCGCCATCAGCTGCGGCGCGAACGTCAGCACGTCGTTGGGCGAATGCTCGCCATCGAGCAGCAGCCAGTCGAAGCCGGCCAGCCCGACGATCTCGCTGGTCACGGGCTGGCCCAGCGAACTCCACAGGCCGATCAGCCGCTTGCGCGCCAGCACGTCGGCCCGGAAGCGGTTGGGCAGCGGGTGGATCTGCGGCAGGTGAGGGGTGGTGGTCATGCGGGGGTCTCCTGTTCAGTCTGCGGCCAGCGCGGACAGCGGGCCGGGCGACTTGCCACGCGCCTGCAGCACGCGCGCGGCCGCATCGTCAAGCTGGGCCAGCGTGCTGCTGTCCACGGGAATGGCTTCGGCGCGGGCACGGCGCCACGCGCGCTCGGGGTCGCCGGGCAGGCGGATGGCGTCGTTGCCGGGCTGCAGCCGTGACGCCTTCATCCATTCGACGAACGCTTCCACCTCGTGGCCGAACGTCGTGCTGCTGCCCAGCCGCGCGGGGTCGAAGATGATCGCCAGCATGTTGTTCCAGACCGCGTGCTCGTGCGTGAGCGTCGCCGGGCGGATCGTGTGCCCGCCGGTCACGGCCGCGCCCAGCAGCTCGCACATCACGGCCAGCACGTAGCCCTTGTGCTCGCCGAACGTGCGCAGCGCGCCCTGCGGCGTGCCCGGGTGCGGGAACATCACGGCCGGGTCGTCGGTGGGATGGCCGTGCGGGTCCATCAGGCAGCCGGGCGGCACGGGCACGCTCTTGTTGTTGGCCACGCGCACCTTGCCCAGCGCGATGGCGCTGGTGGCAAAGTCCAGCACCAGCGGCGGCTGCCCGGCCACCGGCACGCCGATCGTGAACGGGTTGGTGCCAAAGCGCGCGTCGTAGCCGCCGTGCGGCGCCACGATGGGCTTGGACAGCACGTTGACGAAGTGGATCGAGATCATGCCGGCGGCCGTGGCCTGCTCGGCCCAGTGGCCCACGCGCCCCAGATGGTGCGAGCGGCGCAGCCCCAGCACGCACACGCCGTGTTCCTGCGCGCGGGCGATGCCCAGCCGCATCGCCTGCTCGGTCACGGCCTGGCCCATGCCGCGGTTGCCGTCCAGGCTCAGGATGCCGCCCGATTCGTGCACCACGCTGACCTGCTGGTTGAGCTGAAGCTGGTCGGCCTGCCACGACATCACGTACTTCGGGATCATGCCCACGCCGTGCGAATCGTGGCCGGCCAGGTTGGCGCCGACCAGGTGATCGGCGGTCAGCGCGGCCTCGCGGGCGTCGGACCCGGCGGCCAGCCACAGGTCGACAACCCACTGGTGCAGTCCGGCGGTGGGAATGCGGTGATCGCTCATGCTTACTCCAGGTGGATGTTGGCCACCTTGATCAGGTTGGCCCATTTGGCGACTTCGCTTTTCTGGAAACTGCCGAGTTCGGCGGGGCCGGCGCCGGACGGCTCCACGCCCATCGACGCCAGCTTGGCCCGCACGTCCGGCTGGCGGATGATCTTGCCGATCTCGGTCGACAGCTTGTCGACAACAGGCCTGGGCGTGCCAGCCGGCGCGAAGATCGCCTGCCACGACACGATCTCGTAGCCCTTGAGCCCGGCTTCGTCCATGGTCGGCACGTCGGGCAGCTCGCCGGCGCGCTTGGGGCCGGTGGTGGCCAGCGCGCGGAACTTGCCGGACTGGATCATCGGGATGGCCGCCAGGCTGTTCTCGAACACCAGGTCCACCTGGTTGCCCAGCAGCGCCTGCACCGCCTGGCTGCTGCCCTTGTACGGCACGTGGGTCATGCGCAGCCCGGCCATGTTGGCGAACAGTTCCGCCGCCAGATGCTGCGACGTGCCGTTGCCCGACGAGCCGAAATTGACCGCGCCCGGCTTGGCCTTGGCGGCGGCAATCACGTCCTGCACGCTCTTCCACGGGCTGCTGCTGTTGACCACCAGCACGTTCGGCAGCGTGCCGATCAGCGTGATGGGCTGGAAGTTGCGGATGGGGTCGTACGGCATCTTCGGATACAGGCTCACGTTGATCGCGTGCGAGCTGATGGTGCCGCCCAGCAGCGTGTAGCCGTCCGGCGCGGCCTTGGCCACGTAGTCCGAGCCGATGTTGCCGCCGGCGCCGGCGCGGTTTTCCACGACCACCGACTGGCCCAGCGCCGCCGACAGCTTCTGGCCGATCAGCCGGCCCAGCAGGTCGGTGGTGCCGCCGGCGGCGAACGGCACGACGTACGTAATCGGCTTGCTGGGGTAGGGATCGGCGGCCTGCGCGCCGGCCTGCTGGGCGGCGGCCATGCAGCCGGTACAAAGCACGGCCAGCACGGGCCGCATGAATCGGGTGGAAAAACGCATGCTGTGTCTCCTGTTTGCGCGAACGTCGGGGTACGGCATTCCAGTGTGCTTGCGGTGCTGCCAGGCGGTTTCCGGGGAGAAACCGTGCCGGACGGCCCGGGGCGTCTTGTCGTGCGCCCGCCAGCAAATCTACACGGTCGGCCGCCGGGCCGACTTGCAGAATCTGCATAACAGAAATGCACGATAGGCCCCGCGGCGCCGCGCGTCAAACGGAACAATCGCAGACATTCAGTTGCCAGCGTGCCGACTGCCCACCCGCCGACCCCGACTTCGCCATGACTTCCACCCCTGCCCAAGCGGCCCGCACCGGCGGCCGCGTACTCGTCGACCAGCTCCGCCTGCACGGCACCGAGCGCATCTTCTGCGTGCCCGGCGAAAGCTTTCTGGACGTGCTGGACGCGCTGCACGACCAGCCCGCCATCGACCTCGTGGTCTGCAAGCACGAGGGCGCCGCGGCCAACATGGCCGAGGCCGACGGCAAGCTGACCGGCCGGCCCGGCATCTGCTTCGTCACGCGCGGCCCGGGCGCCACGCACGGCAGCATCGGCGTCCATATCGCCCAGCAGGACTCCACGCCGATGATCCTGTTCGTCGGCCAGATTGCCCGCGAGCACAAGGGCCGCGAGGCGTTCCAGGAGGTGGACTACGCCGCCGTGTTCGGATCGATGGCCAAGTGGGCCGCCGAGATCGACGACCCGGCGCGGATTCCGGAGATGGTGGCGCGCGCGTTCCAGGTGGCCACGTCGGGCCGCCCCGGCCCGGTGGTGCTGGCGTTGCCCGAGGACGTGCTGGACGGCATGGTCGAGGTGGTCGACGCCGCGCCATACCGCAGCGTGGCCGCCGCGCCGCGCGCCGAGGATGCCCGGGCGCTGGCGGAGGCGCTGCAGACGGCCCGGCGCCCGCTCGTGATTGCCGGCGGCGCCAACTGGACCGACCAGGCCGTACGCGATTTCGCCGCGTTCGTGACGGCGTGGGACTTGCCGGTGGCCTGCGCGTTCCGCCGCCAGGACGTGATCGACAACCGCGATCCGCACTATGTCGGCCACCTGAGCCTGGGCGTCAGCCCGAAGCTGGCCGAGCGCGTGCGGACGGCCGACCTGATCGTGGCATTCGGCACCCGGCTGGGCGATATCGCCACCGACGCCTATACGCTGCTCACGCCGCCGCTGCCGGCGCAGAAGCTGGTGCATATCCACGCCGACAGCACCGAACTGGGCCGGGTCTACCAGGCGGCGCTGCCGATCCACGCCGGCGTGGCGCCCGGCGCCGCAATGCTGGCGTCGCTGCCCGCGCCGCCCACCGTCCCCTGGAAGGACTGGACCGCCGGCGCCCGCGCCGACCACCAGGCATTCGTCACGCCGCCCAAGCCGCACGCGGAACTGACCGGCGTCGACATGGCCGCCGCCATGGCCCATCTGAACGATGTGCTGCCGGATGACGCGATGCTGTCGAACGGCGCCGGCAACTACACGGTCTGGCTGCACCGGTTCTACGCGTACAAGCGCCCGCGCACGGAACTGGCGCCCACCTGCGGCGCGATGGGCTACGGCCTGCCGGCCGCCATCGCCGCCAAGCTGCGGTTTCCGGAAAAGACCGTGGTCTGCTTTGCCGGCGACGGCTGCTTCCTGATGTACCCGCAGGAAATCGCCACCGCCGCCGCCCACGGCGCCAACCTGATCACGATCGTGGTGAACAACCGCATGTACGGCACGATCCGGATGCACCAGGAACGCCGCTACCCCGGCCGCCAGAGCGGCACGGCCATCGTCAACCCCGATTTCGTGGAAATGGCCCGCGCCTGCGGCGCCTGGGCCGAACGCGTCGAACGCACCGAAGACTTCGCCGCCGCCTTCGCCCGCGCCACCCAGGCCGGCAAGCCGGCCGTGCTGGAACTGGTGACCGACCCGCTGCAAATCACACCGGCCATGCGGGTAACGGAACTGCCGAAGTAAGGGAGGAGGGCGGGGTAGTACATCGCCCATCGCCCATCGCCCATCGCCCGAAGCGTGAAATTCACCGCCGGGGTTGCTCCCCTCTCCCGCCCGCGGGAGAGGGGTTGGGGGTGAGGGCCAGCGGCTCAAATCGCGATGTTGGTCGGCAAGCAGAGCCTCAACGCCCTCACCCCCAGCCCCTCTCCCGCATTGCGGGAGAGGGGAGCAAGACATCGGGATGTCGAGCTCGCAGCCGAATTTCAGCGATGGTGGTCTCCCCTCTCCCGCCTGCGGGAGAGGGGTTGGGGGTGAGGGCCAGCGGTTCAAATCGAGACAAATCCCCATTTACCCCGCCATACCCCAAGCCACGAAGCGCCTCATCCAGCACCCCACCGACTTTTACCCCAAATTATTCAAAACCAATAATTCCCACTAAACGCCGGAAACTGCCTAGCACACCGGCCTAGAACAGCGACCCCTGCGGCCGCTCCTCTCCATGGCCGGCATCCCGCTGCCGCGCAGGCACAGCCAGGATCTGCCGGATCTGCGCCAGATACCGCTCGCCCACCGCCCGATGCGTCTTCCGCGCCTCTTCCGCAAAGCTGCGCCGCGACGGCGGCCGGATGTTCAGCATGCGGCAAAGCGTTGACAGGTAAGGCTTTTTCCCATCCGTGGTGGCGCGGCGGGCGGCCGTCAGCAGGGCGGCGTCGCCAATGCGGCTGCGCAGCCAGATCAACACCTGACGGTCATATTCGTTCTGTACACGGATCAAGTTTTCCATTTCCCAGGGCTCCGAAGGTTCCGATACTGTTCATGCATACAGTACCTGTAAATATATACAGTGAATCGGAAATTTCAAGGCCGTGGGTGGGACGTCGGTGCCACAATGGCAACCCCCCGCGTCCCCGCCCGAATACCGCCTGACCATGCGCCTGCCCAGCCTGATCGCGCTCCAGATGCTCGAAAGCGCTGCCCGCCTCGGCAGCTTCACGCGCGCCGCCGCCGAACTGAACGTGACCGAGAGCGCGATCTCGCGCCAAGTTCAGGCGCTGGAAGCGCGCCTGGGCGTGCGGTTTTTCGAACGGGTCAAGCAGCGCGTGGTGCTGACCGCCGACGGCGACCGCTACGTGCGCGAGATCCGCGCCGAACTGAAGGCCATCGAACGCGCCACGCGCGACCTGGCCTCGCGCGCCGGCGGCATGGAAGTGCTGGAACTGGCCGTGGTGCCCACCTTCGCCACGCAATGGCTGATCCCGCGCCTGGCCGGTTTCCGCGACGACCACCCGCGCATCGTCGTCAACGTCCACGCCCGGCCCGAGCCGTTCCACTTTGCCGATTCCGTGTTCGATGCCGCCATCTACTTCGGCGAACGGCCATGGGAGGGCCACGCCTCGGCCCGGCTGCTCGACGAGGGGCGCTCGATCGCGGTGTGCAGCCCGCAGCTGCTGGCCGGGCAGCCGGTGCGCCGCCGCGAAGACCTGCTCAAGCTGCCGCGCCTGCATCTGCAAAGCCGGCCCGAAGCGTGGCCCGACTGGTTTGGCGGCGCCGACGAGGCCATCCGGCGCCAGGCCCGGCTGGGCCCGCGCTACGACCTGTTCTCGATGATTACCCGCGCGGCGGCCAGCGGCCTGGGCGTGGCCGTGCTGCCCGAGATGATGGTGCGCGCGGAAATCGACGCCGGCCAGCTCGTGGCGCTGCCCTTTGCCGACGAGGCCCCGGCGCGGCCGTCGGGCGCGTACTTCGTGACATGGCGGGCGGGCAACGACAGGGCCGAGCGCTTTGCCGACTGGCTGCGCCGCCAGTGCGCGGCATCAACTTGATGCGCAAAGTGCAATAAGTCCGTCACAAATATCGCTTGTCGCGGCATGCGGCGCCGCCCAGACTTGGCGGCTTTCCGATCCGCCCCACAGCCATAGCCTGACGATGTCCGCTTTCACGTCCCCGAGCCAGATCCGCGCCCAGTTCTCGCGCGCCATGTCCGATATGTACCGCGCCGAGGTGCCGCAATACGGCACGCTGATGACGCTGGTGTCCGATGTCAACGCCGACGTGCTGGCCGGCATTGGCGCGGCCGCCGCCGGCGCCGCTGGGCAGGAGGCCCGGATCGAGGTGGAGCGGCACGGCGCCATCCGCGTGGGCACGCCCGCCGAACTGGCCACCATCCGCCGCCTGTTCGCCGTGATGGGCATGTTCCCGGTGGGCTACTACGACCTGTCCGTGGCCGGCGTGCCGGTCCATTCCACCGCGTTCCGGCCCAAGGACGTGGCCGGCCTGGCCGAGAACCCGTTCCGCGTGTTCACGTCGCTGCTGCGGCTGGACCTGATCCAGGACGCCGCGCTGCGCGACGCCGCGGCCGGCGTGCTGGCCACGCGGTCGATCTTCACGCCGGGCTGCCTGGCGCTGATCGAGCGCGCCGAGCAGCAGGGCGGGCTCGATGACGCCGACGCGGCGCAGTTCGTCGCCGAGGCGCTGGAGACGTTCCGCTGGCACGGCCGCGCCACCGTGGACGCCGAGCTGTACTGGAAGCTGCGCAAGACCCATCCGCTGATCGCGGACATCGTGTGCTTTCCGGGGCCGCACATCAACCACCTGACACCGCGCACGCTCGACATCGACGTGGTACAGGCACTGATGCCCGAGCGCGGCATCCAGCCCAAGGCCGTGGTGGAAGGCCCGCCCACGCGCCAGTGCCCGATCCTGCTGCGCCAGACCAGCTTCCTGGCGCTGAGCGAGCCGGTGACCTTCCGCGATGGCGGCGAGGCCGGCACCCATACCGCGCGCTTTGGCGAGATCGAGCAACGCGGCGTGGCGCTGACGCCCAAGGGCCGCCAGCGCTACGACGCGCTGCTGAACGAGGTGCGCCAGATCATCACGCCGGCCGGCGACGGGTCCAACGCGGCGGCCTACCGCCAGACGCTGGAGTCGGTGTTCCGCGCGTTCCCGGACGACCATGACCAGATGCGGCGCGAAGGGCTGGCGTACTACCGCTACAAGGTGGGCAACACCGCGGCCGACGGCGCCGACGTCGAAGCCCTGATCGCGGCCGGCGCGCTCGTGGCCGAACCCATCACGTACGAGGATTTCCTGCCCGTCAGCGCCGCCGGCATCTTCCAGTCGAACCTCGGCGACGAAAACCGCGACGCGCTGGAAGCCTCGCCCAACCGCGTCGCCTTCGAAGCCGCCCTGGGCGCCGCCGTCAGCGACGAACTGGCCCTGTACGCGGCCGAGCAAGACGCATCGCTGAAAGCCGCACTGAAGGCGCTGGGGGTAGGTTGAGCCCTGGTTCTTGCTCCCCTCTCCCGCACGCGGGAGAGGGGTTGGGGGAGAGGGCCAGCGGTCAAAATCGCGACAGATCGGCAAGCAGCACCTCAACACCCTCTCCCCCAGCCCCTCTCCCACGTTGTGGGAGAGGGGAGAAAACCAGTAGCATGACATTCGCCGGCGGCGTTTTTTGCTCCCCTCTCCCACGTTGTGGGAGAGGGGAGAAAACCGGCGGCATGACATTCGCCGGCGGCGTTTTTTTGCTCCCCTCTCCCGCACGCGGGAGAGGGGCCGGGGGAGAGGGCCGGCGGTTCAAACTGCGACCTGTCGGCAAGCAGCACCTCAACACCCTCTCCCC
This sequence is a window from Cupriavidus pauculus. Protein-coding genes within it:
- a CDS encoding LysR family transcriptional regulator, translated to MGPALNSDDLACFVCVANTQSISRAALELGADQSTVSRQIARLETALDTRLFHRSGRGVVLTEAGSTLLGYARQVAATLTEARAAVRASTAQGPSQLVIAAQPTIANTAFAAIGTALKQRFPATRLRFVEGLANPVLAWLAAGEIDVALLYLPEQQGALKVDVLLEEDLTLVAPTSWSHLGPTFPARRLGEVPLILPSTANGLRVLAESLATRVGTTLNMAMECDASNTVAMRLVEDGCGATLLPFAAVADRVAQGRLHSARIIDPVVTRQVAMTTARNRPVVPELWDIMQTVRQSVRNIVMSGAWPGARLV
- a CDS encoding 2-hydroxy-3-oxopropionate reductase, which gives rise to MSKLGFIGLGVMGKPMAEHLQAGGHTVHAHTRSGVPQDLLDKGVQACASATEVARQADVIFLMLPDTPDVARVLFGEGGVAEGLSAGKIVVDMSSISPIETRAFAKKIEALGCDYVDAPVSGGEVGAKAATLSIMAGGKQDVFDKVLPLLQRMGKNITLVGNVGDGQVAKVANQVIVALTIEAVSEALVLAAKAGADPARVRQALMGGFASSKILEVHGERMIQRTFNPGFRIELHQKDLNLALSTAKELGLGLPNTASTQQLFNVCVAQGGAGWDHSGLVKAIEHLSSFAIGDKAG
- the garL gene encoding 2-dehydro-3-deoxyglucarate aldolase gives rise to the protein MTTTPHLPQIHPLPNRFRADVLARKRLIGLWSSLGQPVTSEIVGLAGFDWLLLDGEHSPNDVLTFAPQLMALKDSTSAPVVRPPWNDPVMIKRLLDIGFYNFLIPFVESADEARRAVRATRYPPDGIRGVSGVQRQNRFGTLPDFFQTINDNICVLVQVESRKGVDNIDEICAEPGVDGIFIGPNDLAAAYGHLGNPNHPDVQAAVQQIYDAANRAGKAIGTLAPAEADARRYLDMGAHFVAVGLDHVLLRDAARALRERFAS
- a CDS encoding malate/lactate/ureidoglycolate dehydrogenase, with the translated sequence MSDHRIPTAGLHQWVVDLWLAAGSDAREAALTADHLVGANLAGHDSHGVGMIPKYVMSWQADQLQLNQQVSVVHESGGILSLDGNRGMGQAVTEQAMRLGIARAQEHGVCVLGLRRSHHLGRVGHWAEQATAAGMISIHFVNVLSKPIVAPHGGYDARFGTNPFTIGVPVAGQPPLVLDFATSAIALGKVRVANNKSVPVPPGCLMDPHGHPTDDPAVMFPHPGTPQGALRTFGEHKGYVLAVMCELLGAAVTGGHTIRPATLTHEHAVWNNMLAIIFDPARLGSSTTFGHEVEAFVEWMKASRLQPGNDAIRLPGDPERAWRRARAEAIPVDSSTLAQLDDAAARVLQARGKSPGPLSALAAD
- a CDS encoding Bug family tripartite tricarboxylate transporter substrate binding protein gives rise to the protein MRFSTRFMRPVLAVLCTGCMAAAQQAGAQAADPYPSKPITYVVPFAAGGTTDLLGRLIGQKLSAALGQSVVVENRAGAGGNIGSDYVAKAAPDGYTLLGGTISSHAINVSLYPKMPYDPIRNFQPITLIGTLPNVLVVNSSSPWKSVQDVIAAAKAKPGAVNFGSSGNGTSQHLAAELFANMAGLRMTHVPYKGSSQAVQALLGNQVDLVFENSLAAIPMIQSGKFRALATTGPKRAGELPDVPTMDEAGLKGYEIVSWQAIFAPAGTPRPVVDKLSTEIGKIIRQPDVRAKLASMGVEPSGAGPAELGSFQKSEVAKWANLIKVANIHLE
- a CDS encoding thiamine pyrophosphate-binding protein produces the protein MTSTPAQAARTGGRVLVDQLRLHGTERIFCVPGESFLDVLDALHDQPAIDLVVCKHEGAAANMAEADGKLTGRPGICFVTRGPGATHGSIGVHIAQQDSTPMILFVGQIAREHKGREAFQEVDYAAVFGSMAKWAAEIDDPARIPEMVARAFQVATSGRPGPVVLALPEDVLDGMVEVVDAAPYRSVAAAPRAEDARALAEALQTARRPLVIAGGANWTDQAVRDFAAFVTAWDLPVACAFRRQDVIDNRDPHYVGHLSLGVSPKLAERVRTADLIVAFGTRLGDIATDAYTLLTPPLPAQKLVHIHADSTELGRVYQAALPIHAGVAPGAAMLASLPAPPTVPWKDWTAGARADHQAFVTPPKPHAELTGVDMAAAMAHLNDVLPDDAMLSNGAGNYTVWLHRFYAYKRPRTELAPTCGAMGYGLPAAIAAKLRFPEKTVVCFAGDGCFLMYPQEIATAAAHGANLITIVVNNRMYGTIRMHQERRYPGRQSGTAIVNPDFVEMARACGAWAERVERTEDFAAAFARATQAGKPAVLELVTDPLQITPAMRVTELPK
- a CDS encoding LysR substrate-binding domain-containing protein; amino-acid sequence: MRLPSLIALQMLESAARLGSFTRAAAELNVTESAISRQVQALEARLGVRFFERVKQRVVLTADGDRYVREIRAELKAIERATRDLASRAGGMEVLELAVVPTFATQWLIPRLAGFRDDHPRIVVNVHARPEPFHFADSVFDAAIYFGERPWEGHASARLLDEGRSIAVCSPQLLAGQPVRRREDLLKLPRLHLQSRPEAWPDWFGGADEAIRRQARLGPRYDLFSMITRAAASGLGVAVLPEMMVRAEIDAGQLVALPFADEAPARPSGAYFVTWRAGNDRAERFADWLRRQCAAST
- the hglS gene encoding 2-oxoadipate dioxygenase/decarboxylase HglS gives rise to the protein MSAFTSPSQIRAQFSRAMSDMYRAEVPQYGTLMTLVSDVNADVLAGIGAAAAGAAGQEARIEVERHGAIRVGTPAELATIRRLFAVMGMFPVGYYDLSVAGVPVHSTAFRPKDVAGLAENPFRVFTSLLRLDLIQDAALRDAAAGVLATRSIFTPGCLALIERAEQQGGLDDADAAQFVAEALETFRWHGRATVDAELYWKLRKTHPLIADIVCFPGPHINHLTPRTLDIDVVQALMPERGIQPKAVVEGPPTRQCPILLRQTSFLALSEPVTFRDGGEAGTHTARFGEIEQRGVALTPKGRQRYDALLNEVRQIITPAGDGSNAAAYRQTLESVFRAFPDDHDQMRREGLAYYRYKVGNTAADGADVEALIAAGALVAEPITYEDFLPVSAAGIFQSNLGDENRDALEASPNRVAFEAALGAAVSDELALYAAEQDASLKAALKALGVG